The following are from one region of the Pseudomonas lalucatii genome:
- a CDS encoding NAD(P)H-dependent flavin oxidoreductase produces the protein MWRDTQVSRRLQLAAPIIQGPFGSGLSSVALTAAVSEAGGLGSFGVHHLDGAAILQTAAAIRARTARPFALNLWLPHPSEQHDLDGAEYAATLALFRPYFAELGLEPPPRAAAPWPSYEEQLEAVLQARPAVFSFVYGVPSAEALERCRRLGILTLGTATTVAEAQALEAAGVDMLVASGCEAGGHRVAFLRPPEDGLIGGLALIPQVVDAVRIPVIAAGGIADGRGIAAALCLGAQGVQIGTAFLACRESGASELHRQALFTPQAADTALTRAFSGRLARGLRNRLLEELAAHQARLPGYPVQGQFAAALKPAALAQGRDDLLALWCGQAAALLEQRDAASLWHSLLAQTDRLLGR, from the coding sequence ATGTGGCGCGATACCCAAGTTTCCCGGCGCCTGCAGCTGGCGGCGCCGATCATCCAGGGGCCGTTCGGCAGCGGCCTGTCCTCGGTGGCGCTGACCGCGGCGGTGAGCGAGGCCGGCGGCCTCGGCTCGTTCGGCGTGCACCACCTGGACGGCGCGGCCATCCTGCAGACCGCGGCGGCCATCCGCGCGCGCACGGCCAGGCCCTTCGCCCTCAACCTCTGGCTGCCCCACCCCAGCGAGCAGCACGACCTGGACGGGGCCGAGTACGCTGCCACCCTGGCGCTGTTTCGCCCCTACTTCGCCGAGCTGGGCCTGGAGCCGCCGCCCCGCGCGGCGGCCCCCTGGCCCAGCTACGAGGAGCAGCTGGAGGCCGTGCTGCAGGCGCGCCCGGCGGTGTTCAGCTTCGTCTACGGAGTGCCGAGCGCCGAGGCGCTGGAGCGGTGCCGCCGTCTCGGCATCCTGACCCTGGGCACGGCCACCACGGTGGCCGAGGCCCAGGCCCTGGAGGCGGCCGGGGTGGACATGCTGGTGGCCAGCGGCTGCGAGGCCGGCGGCCACCGGGTGGCCTTCCTGCGCCCGCCCGAGGACGGCCTGATCGGCGGCCTGGCGCTGATCCCCCAGGTGGTGGACGCGGTGCGCATCCCGGTGATCGCCGCCGGCGGCATCGCCGATGGCCGCGGTATCGCCGCCGCCCTGTGCCTGGGCGCCCAGGGCGTGCAGATCGGCACCGCCTTCCTCGCCTGCCGCGAGTCCGGCGCCAGCGAGTTGCACCGCCAGGCGCTGTTCACCCCCCAGGCCGCCGACACGGCGCTGACCCGCGCCTTCAGCGGGCGCCTGGCCCGGGGCCTGCGCAACCGCCTGCTGGAGGAGCTGGCCGCGCACCAGGCGCGGCTGCCCGGCTACCCGGTCCAGGGCCAGTTCGCCGCGGCGCTCAAGCCGGCGGCCCTGGCCCAGGGCCGCGACGACCTGCTGGCGCTCTGGTGCGGCCAGGCCGCCGCCCTGCTCGAGCAGCGCGACGCCGCTTCCCTGTGGCACAGCCTGCTGGCCCAGACCGACCGCCTGCTGGGCCGCTGA